The Flavobacterium faecale genome has a segment encoding these proteins:
- a CDS encoding DUF4105 domain-containing protein → MKTFLFRITFFFALVLSFSTYTYGQSIQLSDQAKVSVLTCGTGNESYSLFGHTALRIADEPNHVDVVYNYGAFDFNTPNFVAKFAKGDLDYFAVTHHFNDFMADYTYEQRDVYEQDLDVPLEMKQKIFDNLNTALTSGESVYRYKFIDKNCTSMVIDLINKTLGEPSITLHSKQELTYRSILYRYFDNHFYEQLGTSIIFGSKVDRVSDHIFLPLDLMENLKLSTYKNQKLVSTGTKTLLKYEPTIASSWWNNIYTYLGFLILLVVLNNKLFNQVYFFIMGAIGILFVFLGFYSGHLELANNYNVLLFNPLLILSFCFYGATRRKWLYYLAIFSILFLVVYLFMLLNKAHILIVLPMILANGYLLIKLAIKHNKRISIII, encoded by the coding sequence ATGAAAACATTCCTTTTCAGAATCACCTTTTTTTTTGCATTAGTACTTAGTTTCTCCACTTACACTTACGGACAAAGCATACAATTATCTGACCAAGCTAAAGTAAGTGTTTTGACTTGTGGCACGGGAAACGAATCTTACTCCTTGTTTGGACACACTGCCTTGCGAATTGCAGATGAACCTAACCATGTCGATGTGGTGTACAACTACGGTGCATTTGACTTTAATACCCCAAACTTTGTTGCAAAATTTGCAAAAGGAGACTTGGATTATTTTGCAGTCACACACCACTTTAATGATTTTATGGCAGACTACACCTATGAGCAAAGAGATGTGTACGAACAGGATTTGGATGTGCCTTTGGAAATGAAGCAAAAAATATTTGATAACCTCAACACTGCTTTGACCTCTGGCGAAAGTGTGTACCGCTACAAGTTTATTGATAAAAATTGTACCTCAATGGTTATCGATCTTATTAACAAAACATTGGGCGAGCCATCAATCACGCTCCATAGCAAACAAGAATTGACCTATCGTTCTATCTTGTACCGATACTTTGACAATCATTTTTATGAACAATTGGGTACCAGTATTATTTTTGGGTCTAAAGTAGATCGTGTGAGTGATCATATCTTTTTGCCCTTGGACTTAATGGAGAATCTAAAATTGTCAACCTACAAAAACCAAAAACTGGTTTCAACAGGTACTAAGACGCTTTTAAAATATGAGCCTACTATAGCATCGTCTTGGTGGAATAACATTTACACCTACCTTGGTTTTCTTATTTTGCTAGTCGTTCTAAACAATAAACTATTTAATCAAGTTTACTTTTTTATCATGGGAGCCATCGGGATTTTGTTTGTGTTTTTAGGCTTCTATTCGGGTCATTTGGAGTTGGCAAACAATTACAATGTACTTTTATTTAATCCATTACTGATCCTTTCGTTTTGCTTTTATGGTGCAACGCGAAGAAAATGGCTGTATTATTTGGCTATTTTCAGTATTTTATTTTTGGTGGTCTACCTTTTTATGTTGCTAAACAAAGCACATATATTAATTGTATTGCCTATGATTTTGGCAAACGGGTATTTGTTAATCAAACTAGCCATTAAACACAATAAGCGAATTTCAATCATTATATAA
- a CDS encoding PorV/PorQ family protein codes for MNIGVDAAALGMANAVTSSSNDVNAGYWNPAGLVNLEDHQVALMHANYFANIAKYDYLAYASPIDDESAWGISLIRFGVDDILNTTELIDSQGNIDYNRISLFSTADYAFTLSYARKLPIEGFQYGVNAKVIRRIIGKFASAWGFGFDAGVQFERNNWNFGLMARDITTTYNVWTIDKKEYQKVQDAVAGQNQELPESTEITAPKLQLGISKKFIFHYDYSLLAATNLNMRFSQTNDLISTKFASIDPALGLEFGYTDLVFVRAGVGNFQNVTQLDSSQKVEFQPNIGLGFKYRGIQVDYALTNLGNQNTTLYSNIFSLKVDLGQFRR; via the coding sequence CTGAATATTGGTGTGGATGCTGCCGCTTTGGGTATGGCCAATGCGGTTACCTCATCAAGTAATGATGTGAACGCAGGCTACTGGAATCCAGCAGGATTGGTAAATCTTGAAGACCATCAAGTTGCTTTGATGCATGCCAATTATTTTGCAAATATTGCCAAATATGATTACCTCGCCTACGCTAGTCCAATTGACGATGAAAGTGCATGGGGAATATCTCTCATCCGTTTTGGTGTTGATGACATCCTGAACACAACCGAATTAATTGACAGTCAGGGAAATATAGATTACAATAGAATCAGTTTGTTTTCTACGGCTGATTATGCTTTCACCCTGTCTTATGCTCGAAAACTACCTATTGAAGGGTTTCAATATGGTGTAAATGCCAAAGTAATACGCCGCATCATTGGTAAATTTGCTAGTGCTTGGGGTTTTGGGTTTGATGCCGGAGTACAGTTCGAAAGAAACAATTGGAACTTTGGTTTGATGGCTAGAGATATTACCACAACCTACAATGTGTGGACAATTGACAAGAAGGAATACCAGAAAGTACAAGATGCAGTTGCGGGTCAAAATCAAGAACTTCCAGAATCAACTGAAATAACGGCTCCAAAATTGCAATTGGGGATTTCGAAAAAATTTATTTTCCATTATGATTATAGCCTTTTGGCCGCTACCAATTTGAACATGCGCTTCAGTCAGACCAATGACTTGATTTCGACTAAATTTGCAAGTATCGATCCTGCCTTGGGACTAGAATTTGGTTATACCGATTTGGTTTTTGTACGTGCAGGTGTGGGGAATTTTCAAAATGTAACTCAACTTGACAGTAGTCAAAAAGTTGAATTTCAACCCAATATTGGTCTGGGCTTTAAATACAGAGGTATCCAAGTGGATTATGCTTTGACTAATCTTGGTAATCAAAACACAACATTATATTCTAATATATTTTCTTTAAAAGTTGATCTAGGACAATTTAGACGATAA
- a CDS encoding CDP-alcohol phosphatidyltransferase family protein: MQAIKKHIPNIITLLNLFSGCIALVYAANSNFEFAFYFVCLGIFLDFFDGFFARLFKVASPLGLQLDSLADMVTSGVAPGYVMFMMLQNSQNEISSHPAFAYLGFIITLGSCYRLANFNIDTRQTESFIGLPTPANTLFILSLPLVLKYSDSLVALELLTSQWVLMAVILGSAYILNAEIPLFSLKLKKFTIKDNVLQIIFLLVAFLLVFLFHYGGISLTILFYVLLSVVNNKWIKK, from the coding sequence ATGCAAGCAATCAAAAAGCATATTCCAAATATAATAACCTTACTGAATCTCTTTTCAGGCTGTATTGCTTTAGTTTATGCAGCAAATTCCAATTTTGAATTTGCATTTTATTTTGTTTGTCTAGGTATATTCCTTGACTTCTTTGATGGCTTTTTTGCTCGATTATTCAAAGTAGCCAGCCCTTTGGGGTTGCAACTGGACTCACTTGCCGATATGGTGACGAGTGGTGTAGCGCCAGGATATGTCATGTTTATGATGTTGCAAAACAGTCAAAACGAAATTTCATCACATCCCGCATTTGCTTATTTAGGCTTCATCATCACTTTAGGGTCTTGCTATCGTTTGGCCAATTTCAATATAGATACGCGACAAACCGAGTCGTTTATTGGGTTGCCAACGCCTGCTAACACCTTGTTTATTTTGAGTTTACCTTTGGTACTCAAATATTCCGATTCGCTAGTAGCATTAGAACTTCTTACTAGTCAATGGGTTTTGATGGCCGTTATTTTGGGTAGCGCATACATCCTAAACGCTGAGATTCCTTTGTTTTCGCTAAAACTGAAAAAGTTTACGATCAAAGACAATGTGCTTCAAATTATCTTCCTATTAGTTGCTTTTCTATTGGTTTTCCTTTTTCACTATGGCGGAATCTCATTGACGATTTTGTTTTACGTTTTATTGTCTGTTGTTAACAACAAATGGATCAAGAAGTAG
- a CDS encoding glycoside hydrolase family 25 protein, with product MLYHYRNGLAYYFSFKSNKSLTENDESKRLSDIRNRQVLENIDGKSIGIDVSEYQGNIKWSYVDTLENAYPIHFVLIRATVGSDRLDRRYKKNWEGSKKNNMIRGAYHYYRPNENSIDQADLFISTVELSKGDLPPVLDIERLPKNQSIERLKVGLKRWLTKVEAHYHVRPIIYTGEKYYDDFLKEEFSEYLFWIANYNFYREQMKDEWLFWQFSERASVPGIQGNVDVNIYNGDLQQLQFITVE from the coding sequence ATGCTATATCACTATCGCAATGGATTGGCCTATTACTTTAGTTTCAAATCCAACAAATCATTAACAGAAAATGATGAGAGCAAAAGGCTTTCAGATATTCGAAACCGCCAAGTACTAGAAAATATTGATGGTAAATCCATAGGTATTGATGTGTCAGAATACCAAGGAAACATCAAGTGGTCCTATGTAGACACGCTCGAAAACGCCTATCCCATTCATTTCGTACTCATTCGCGCCACAGTGGGATCAGACCGCTTGGATCGTCGATACAAGAAAAACTGGGAAGGTTCAAAAAAGAACAATATGATTCGTGGAGCGTATCATTACTATCGTCCCAACGAAAATTCAATTGACCAAGCCGACCTCTTTATCTCAACGGTAGAGCTGAGCAAAGGCGATTTACCTCCTGTATTGGATATCGAAAGATTACCAAAAAACCAATCAATCGAGCGACTTAAAGTTGGCCTCAAACGTTGGCTCACAAAGGTAGAGGCGCATTACCATGTACGCCCAATCATATATACGGGTGAGAAATATTATGATGATTTCTTAAAAGAAGAGTTTAGCGAATACCTATTCTGGATCGCTAATTACAATTTTTATCGGGAGCAAATGAAGGACGAATGGCTCTTCTGGCAATTTTCAGAGAGGGCGTCTGTTCCGGGTATACAAGGCAATGTAGATGTCAATATTTACAATGGCGACCTGCAACAATTACAGTTTATCACGGTTGAGTAG
- a CDS encoding DUF5808 domain-containing protein: MEKNKPSKETLDQWSKDPNNWVWGLFYYKHEDKRLFPPKKIESMGSTVNFANTKSVLYFVGMLLFFIFIVLFITYK; this comes from the coding sequence ATGGAAAAAAACAAACCTAGCAAGGAAACTCTAGATCAGTGGAGTAAAGACCCGAACAATTGGGTTTGGGGTTTATTTTATTATAAGCACGAAGACAAAAGACTTTTTCCACCAAAGAAAATCGAATCGATGGGTAGCACGGTAAATTTTGCCAACACCAAGTCGGTTTTGTATTTTGTTGGAATGTTGCTGTTCTTTATTTTTATAGTACTATTTATTACTTACAAATAA
- the lptB gene encoding LPS export ABC transporter ATP-binding protein yields MILRADNLVKTYKGRSVVKGISVEVNQGEIVGLLGPNGAGKTTSFYMIVGLVKPNAGNIYLDDLNITDYPMYKRAQQGIGYLAQEASVFRKLSIEDNILSVLQLTKLSKEAQVAKMESLIEEFSLEHIRTNRGDLLSGGERRRTEIARCLATDPKFILLDEPFAGVDPVAVEDIQRIVAQLKNKNIGILITDHNVQETLAITDKTYLMFEGGILKAGQPEELVEDEMVRRVYLGQNFELRKKKIEF; encoded by the coding sequence ATGATTCTAAGAGCAGATAATTTAGTAAAAACATATAAAGGTAGAAGTGTTGTAAAAGGTATTTCGGTAGAGGTGAACCAAGGAGAAATCGTGGGTTTGCTAGGACCGAATGGTGCTGGAAAAACAACCTCGTTCTATATGATCGTTGGATTGGTAAAACCCAATGCAGGTAATATTTATCTAGACGACTTGAACATTACAGATTACCCGATGTACAAACGTGCACAGCAAGGCATTGGTTACTTGGCTCAAGAAGCTTCTGTTTTTAGAAAATTAAGTATCGAAGATAATATCTTGAGCGTTTTGCAATTGACCAAATTATCGAAAGAAGCACAAGTGGCCAAAATGGAAAGTTTGATCGAAGAGTTTAGCTTAGAACATATTAGAACGAATCGTGGTGATTTACTTTCGGGTGGTGAGCGTCGTCGTACGGAGATTGCTCGCTGTCTAGCTACTGATCCAAAGTTTATATTATTAGATGAACCTTTTGCGGGAGTTGACCCCGTAGCGGTTGAGGATATTCAGCGTATTGTTGCTCAATTAAAGAACAAGAATATCGGCATCCTAATTACCGATCACAATGTGCAAGAAACACTTGCTATTACTGACAAGACTTATTTGATGTTTGAAGGTGGTATCCTAAAAGCGGGACAACCTGAGGAACTTGTTGAAGATGAAATGGTACGAAGAGTATATCTGGGTCAGAACTTTGAATTGCGTAAAAAGAAAATCGAGTTTTAA
- the tatC gene encoding twin-arginine translocase subunit TatC, whose amino-acid sequence MAKKNLNEMSFLDHLEDLRWLLVRSTIAIIVMAILTYFISDYLFDTIIFGPTRPSFFTYVYMCELSHQLGFAESICITEMPFIIQNTEMEGQVNVFIWICLLAGFILAFPFILWEIWKFISPALYHNEKKNAKIFIFFSSLLFFMGVLFGYFIVIPMSVNFVATFTVSSVVLNQFTLDSYIGMVKTSVIASGLFFEMPIIIYFLTKLGLVNPKFLRDYRKYAIVLVLIIAAIVTPPDVVSQTIVAIPMLLIYEASIFLSVLVHKKENQS is encoded by the coding sequence ATGGCAAAGAAAAACTTAAACGAGATGTCTTTTTTGGATCATCTTGAAGATTTGAGATGGTTATTGGTGCGCAGTACTATTGCGATCATCGTAATGGCGATTTTGACTTATTTTATAAGCGACTACCTTTTTGACACCATAATCTTTGGTCCGACTAGGCCGAGCTTTTTCACCTATGTCTACATGTGTGAGCTATCGCACCAATTGGGTTTTGCGGAAAGTATTTGTATTACCGAAATGCCATTTATCATTCAGAATACAGAAATGGAAGGACAAGTGAATGTCTTTATCTGGATTTGTCTATTGGCTGGATTTATTTTGGCTTTCCCTTTTATATTATGGGAGATATGGAAATTCATTAGCCCTGCCTTGTATCACAATGAAAAGAAAAATGCTAAAATATTCATCTTTTTCTCTTCGCTACTTTTCTTTATGGGCGTATTGTTTGGCTATTTTATTGTGATTCCAATGTCGGTAAACTTCGTAGCCACTTTTACGGTGAGTAGCGTAGTATTAAATCAGTTTACCTTAGATTCGTATATCGGGATGGTAAAAACTTCGGTAATTGCTAGTGGATTATTTTTTGAAATGCCAATTATCATTTATTTCTTGACCAAACTCGGACTTGTAAATCCGAAATTTTTAAGAGATTATCGAAAATATGCCATTGTATTGGTCTTGATAATTGCTGCCATAGTAACACCTCCAGATGTAGTAAGTCAAACAATTGTGGCTATACCTATGTTGCTAATCTATGAAGCAAGTATCTTCTTATCCGTCTTGGTACATAAGAAAGAAAATCAATCGTAA
- a CDS encoding KpsF/GutQ family sugar-phosphate isomerase: MITKENILAIAKKTILSESDAIAKLTDYLTDSFYDATQAIFHSKGRLIVTGIGKSAIIAQKLVATFNSTGTPSLFLHAAEAIHGDLGMVQNEDVIICISKSGNSPEIKVLVPLLKRFGNTLIAITGNMSSFLAQGSDFVLNTTVDQEACPINLAPTNSTTAQLVMGDAIAVCLMELRDFKPEDFAVYHPGGALGKKLLLKVSDMLEHTLKPVVAPEASIKQVIFEISEKRLGVTAVVENNTVIGIITDGDIRRMLTDRDTFVDLSAQDIMTKNPKLIQSSTMVAEALNILEDNKITQLIVVEDKEYKGVLHLHDILKEGIL; the protein is encoded by the coding sequence TTGATAACTAAAGAAAATATATTGGCCATTGCCAAAAAAACAATTCTATCTGAAAGTGATGCTATTGCCAAACTAACTGATTACCTTACTGATAGTTTTTATGATGCTACGCAGGCTATTTTTCATTCTAAAGGAAGATTAATTGTCACTGGAATAGGTAAAAGTGCCATTATTGCACAAAAACTCGTAGCTACATTTAATTCAACAGGTACGCCATCTCTATTTTTACATGCTGCAGAAGCCATACATGGCGACCTTGGAATGGTTCAAAATGAAGACGTGATTATTTGCATCTCTAAAAGTGGTAACAGTCCCGAAATCAAAGTTCTTGTACCCTTATTAAAGCGTTTTGGGAATACCTTGATTGCAATAACGGGCAATATGTCTTCTTTTTTAGCTCAAGGTTCTGATTTTGTATTGAACACTACGGTTGACCAAGAAGCCTGCCCGATTAATCTCGCACCAACCAACAGCACAACTGCACAATTGGTCATGGGTGATGCTATCGCGGTTTGCTTAATGGAATTGCGCGATTTTAAACCCGAAGATTTTGCGGTTTACCATCCAGGAGGTGCTTTGGGCAAAAAGCTATTACTCAAAGTAAGCGACATGCTAGAACATACCCTAAAACCAGTTGTTGCTCCAGAGGCATCAATTAAACAGGTTATTTTCGAAATTTCAGAAAAACGATTGGGTGTTACAGCTGTGGTAGAAAACAATACTGTCATCGGAATTATAACTGATGGTGATATTCGACGTATGCTGACCGACCGTGATACTTTTGTCGATTTGAGTGCCCAAGACATTATGACCAAAAACCCTAAATTGATACAGTCGTCGACTATGGTTGCCGAGGCACTTAATATTTTGGAAGATAATAAAATCACACAATTAATTGTTGTTGAAGACAAAGAATACAAAGGTGTTCTACACTTGCACGATATTTTAAAAGAAGGAATACTATAA
- a CDS encoding ATP-dependent DNA helicase RecQ, which translates to MNSNEIDIHKELKKYFGFSQFKGLQEQVIKSLLDKQNTFVIMPTGGGKSLCYQLPALTQEGTSIVVSPLIALMKNQVDAIRSLSSEHGIAHVLNSSLTKTEVTQVKKDITSGLTKLLYVAPESLTKEENIEFLKSVTISFVAIDEAHCISEWGHDFRPEYRNLKNIIKQIGDVPVIGLTATATPKVQEDILKNLDMPNATTYKASFNRPNLYYEVRTKTKNVESDIIRFIRQHKGKSGVIYCLSRKKVEAVAEVLKVNGISAVPYHAGLDAKTRAKHQDMFLMEDVDVVVATIAFGMGIDKPDVRFVIHHDIPKSLESYYQETGRAGRDGGEGHCLAYYSYKDVEKLEKFMSGKPVAEQEIGYALLQEVVAYAETSMSRRKFLLHYFGEEFDDVTGDGADMDDNVRNPKTKIEAQEQVVKLLQVVRDTKHIYKSKEIVFTLIGRVNAMIKAHRTDVQPFFGCGAQQDEKYWMALLRQVLVAGYLTKDIETYGIVKINDKGLDFIENPSSFMMSEDHEYNMIEDEAIVSASKVTAAIDENLMNMLRELRKKVAKKIGVPPFVVFQDPSLEDMALKYPISIEELVNIHGVGEGKAKKYGKDFITLINRYVEDNDIVRPDDLVVKSTGINSVNKLYIIQNIDRKLSLDDIAKAKGLTMDALIKEMEQIVYSGTKLNIKYWVDEMLDEDQQEEIHDYFMESESDKIDDALKEFDGEYDIDELRFMRIKFISEVAN; encoded by the coding sequence ATGAATTCAAACGAAATTGACATCCATAAGGAATTAAAGAAATATTTTGGTTTCAGCCAGTTCAAAGGCCTGCAGGAACAAGTGATCAAAAGCTTGCTTGACAAACAGAATACGTTTGTGATCATGCCGACCGGTGGCGGAAAATCATTGTGTTATCAATTACCTGCTTTAACTCAGGAAGGCACGTCAATTGTGGTTTCCCCTCTAATTGCATTGATGAAAAATCAAGTCGATGCCATCCGAAGTCTGTCTTCTGAACACGGTATCGCTCACGTACTAAATTCGTCGCTTACAAAAACCGAAGTTACTCAGGTTAAAAAAGATATTACATCTGGTTTGACTAAGTTATTATACGTTGCTCCCGAATCACTAACCAAAGAAGAGAATATAGAATTTTTGAAAAGTGTGACAATCTCATTTGTTGCAATTGACGAAGCGCACTGTATCTCTGAGTGGGGTCATGATTTTAGACCGGAGTACCGAAACCTGAAAAATATTATAAAACAAATAGGAGATGTGCCTGTAATTGGTCTGACCGCTACAGCAACTCCAAAAGTGCAAGAAGACATCTTGAAGAATTTGGACATGCCTAATGCAACTACATACAAAGCGTCGTTTAATAGACCCAATTTGTATTATGAGGTACGCACAAAAACCAAAAATGTTGAGTCTGATATTATTCGATTCATTCGCCAACACAAAGGTAAATCAGGTGTTATTTATTGCTTGAGCCGTAAAAAGGTAGAAGCAGTTGCCGAAGTTTTGAAGGTAAACGGAATAAGTGCCGTTCCTTATCACGCAGGACTCGATGCAAAAACAAGAGCAAAACACCAAGACATGTTTCTTATGGAAGATGTAGATGTGGTTGTGGCTACCATTGCTTTTGGAATGGGAATCGATAAACCGGATGTACGTTTTGTAATTCACCATGATATTCCAAAATCGCTAGAGAGTTATTACCAAGAAACGGGTCGCGCAGGTCGTGATGGTGGCGAAGGGCATTGCCTAGCATACTACTCATACAAAGACGTTGAGAAATTAGAAAAATTCATGTCTGGGAAACCAGTAGCAGAACAGGAGATTGGATATGCATTACTACAAGAAGTTGTAGCGTATGCCGAAACGTCTATGTCCAGAAGAAAATTTTTGCTCCATTACTTTGGAGAAGAATTTGATGATGTCACCGGAGATGGTGCTGACATGGATGATAATGTTCGAAACCCAAAAACAAAAATTGAAGCGCAAGAGCAAGTTGTTAAATTGCTACAAGTGGTTAGAGATACCAAACATATTTACAAATCAAAAGAGATTGTCTTTACTTTAATAGGTAGAGTCAATGCTATGATCAAAGCGCATCGTACAGATGTACAACCGTTTTTTGGTTGTGGTGCTCAGCAGGACGAAAAATACTGGATGGCTTTACTACGTCAAGTTTTAGTAGCGGGCTATTTAACCAAAGATATTGAGACTTACGGAATCGTAAAAATAAATGACAAAGGATTAGATTTTATTGAAAATCCAAGTTCTTTTATGATGTCTGAGGATCATGAATATAACATGATTGAAGATGAAGCAATTGTTTCTGCATCTAAAGTCACTGCGGCCATTGACGAAAATCTTATGAATATGCTGCGTGAACTACGCAAAAAAGTAGCTAAGAAAATTGGAGTTCCACCTTTTGTGGTTTTTCAAGATCCATCGCTTGAAGATATGGCTTTAAAATATCCAATTTCTATCGAAGAGTTGGTCAATATTCATGGAGTAGGTGAAGGAAAAGCTAAAAAATACGGAAAAGATTTCATCACCTTAATCAATAGGTATGTAGAGGATAATGATATTGTTCGTCCTGATGACTTGGTTGTGAAATCAACGGGAATCAATTCTGTAAATAAATTGTACATCATTCAAAACATTGACCGAAAATTGTCTCTAGATGATATTGCAAAAGCCAAAGGATTAACAATGGATGCTTTAATCAAAGAGATGGAGCAAATTGTATATTCAGGTACAAAACTAAATATCAAATATTGGGTAGATGAAATGTTGGACGAGGACCAGCAAGAAGAAATTCATGATTATTTCATGGAATCGGAGTCAGATAAAATTGATGATGCTCTTAAAGAATTTGACGGGGAGTACGATATTGATGAGTTGCGCTTCATGCGTATCAAGTTTATAAGTGAAGTGGCAAATTAG
- a CDS encoding NAD(P)/FAD-dependent oxidoreductase, protein MPQEILIQVTPEIASNESLLRDFVSKNIKIGIADIQQVVILKRSIDARQKAIKINLKLRIYTKGEPFQETKIELPDYPSVANAQEVIVVGAGPAGLFAALQLVELGLKPIVLERGKDVKGRRRDLKAINRDHIVNEDSNYCFGEGGAGTYSDGKLYTRSKKRGDVTRILELLVAFGATPDILVEAHPHIGTNKLPQIIQDIREKIIECGGEVLFDTRVTDILTKDNEIEGVVTHKGEIILANKLILATGHSARDIYELLDRKKIFIEAKPFALGVRAEHPQSLIDKIQYSCDYRGEHLPPAPYSIVKQVGGRGMYSFCMCPGGVIAPCATSPGEVVTNGWSPSKRDQATANSGIVIELKLEDFKPFAKFGALAGMEFQKSIEQKAWHLAGETQKVPAQRMVDFVQNKVSTEIPKTSYVPGTTSVEMGQVFPGFLSQILREGFSEFGKSMKGYLTNDAILHAPESRTSSPVRIPRDGITFEHLQIKGLYPCGEGAGYAGGIISAAIDGEKCALMIAESLHKQ, encoded by the coding sequence ATGCCGCAAGAAATTCTAATACAAGTAACTCCCGAAATAGCCAGTAACGAATCACTACTGCGAGATTTTGTGTCAAAAAATATCAAAATAGGTATTGCCGATATCCAACAGGTCGTTATTTTGAAACGCTCGATCGATGCGCGTCAAAAAGCAATTAAAATAAATCTTAAGCTCAGGATTTATACCAAAGGAGAGCCTTTTCAGGAAACAAAAATAGAACTACCTGATTATCCTTCTGTTGCCAATGCGCAAGAAGTGATTGTTGTAGGAGCAGGACCAGCAGGATTGTTTGCTGCCTTACAATTGGTCGAGTTAGGATTAAAACCTATCGTATTAGAACGTGGAAAAGATGTAAAGGGCCGTCGTCGAGATTTGAAAGCGATAAACAGAGACCATATTGTAAACGAAGATTCAAATTATTGTTTTGGCGAAGGAGGAGCAGGAACGTATTCGGATGGTAAATTATATACACGGTCCAAAAAAAGGGGTGACGTTACCAGAATTCTAGAATTATTAGTCGCTTTTGGTGCTACTCCAGATATTTTGGTAGAAGCTCATCCGCATATTGGTACCAATAAATTGCCACAAATCATTCAAGACATTCGAGAAAAGATAATAGAATGTGGAGGTGAAGTACTTTTTGATACACGAGTTACCGATATTTTAACGAAGGATAACGAAATTGAAGGTGTGGTAACGCACAAAGGGGAAATTATTTTGGCGAATAAATTAATATTAGCAACGGGTCATTCTGCTCGTGATATTTATGAATTATTAGATCGAAAGAAAATATTTATTGAAGCAAAACCTTTTGCTTTGGGTGTTCGTGCAGAACATCCTCAATCTTTAATTGATAAAATACAATACAGTTGTGATTATCGTGGCGAGCATTTGCCACCTGCACCTTATAGTATTGTCAAGCAAGTTGGAGGTAGAGGAATGTACTCTTTTTGTATGTGTCCAGGTGGTGTGATCGCACCATGTGCTACAAGCCCGGGAGAAGTAGTGACCAATGGTTGGTCACCATCAAAGAGGGATCAAGCCACTGCAAATTCTGGAATTGTTATCGAATTAAAGTTGGAGGATTTTAAACCTTTTGCAAAATTTGGTGCACTTGCAGGAATGGAGTTTCAAAAAAGCATTGAACAAAAAGCATGGCATCTTGCTGGTGAAACACAAAAAGTACCTGCGCAACGTATGGTTGATTTTGTGCAAAATAAGGTTTCGACCGAAATACCAAAGACTTCTTACGTTCCAGGAACCACTTCTGTGGAGATGGGACAAGTATTTCCTGGCTTTTTAAGTCAAATATTAAGAGAAGGTTTCTCAGAATTTGGTAAATCTATGAAGGGGTATCTAACAAATGACGCTATTCTTCATGCTCCAGAATCTAGAACATCTTCACCCGTACGTATTCCAAGAGACGGAATCACTTTCGAACACCTTCAGATTAAAGGTCTATACCCTTGCGGCGAAGGAGCCGGTTATGCAGGCGGAATTATTTCGGCGGCCATAGATGGTGAAAAATGTGCCTTGATGATCGCTGAATCCCTCCATAAACAATAG
- the idi gene encoding isopentenyl-diphosphate Delta-isomerase, with the protein MIEENVILVNEKDEQIGLMPKLEAHEKAALHRAFSVFILNSKNEIMLQQRAHHKYHSPLLWTNTCCSHQREGETNIMAGTRRLYEEMGFDAELKELFHFIYKAPFDNGLTEHELDHVMIGYYNDSPAINPDEVEAWKWMSIEDVQDDMQKQPELYTVWFKIIFDEFYHYLEDHKI; encoded by the coding sequence ATGATAGAAGAAAACGTAATACTAGTAAACGAAAAAGACGAGCAAATTGGGCTGATGCCTAAATTAGAAGCACATGAAAAAGCAGCTTTGCACAGAGCATTTTCGGTATTTATTTTAAATAGTAAAAATGAGATAATGTTGCAACAAAGAGCGCATCATAAATACCATTCCCCATTATTATGGACCAACACTTGTTGTAGTCATCAGCGTGAGGGGGAAACTAACATTATGGCCGGAACCAGAAGGCTGTATGAAGAAATGGGATTTGATGCTGAGCTCAAAGAGCTTTTTCATTTTATATACAAAGCACCATTTGATAACGGATTGACTGAACATGAACTCGATCACGTAATGATCGGTTATTATAATGATAGCCCAGCAATTAACCCTGATGAGGTCGAAGCCTGGAAATGGATGAGTATTGAAGATGTTCAGGATGATATGCAAAAACAGCCAGAATTGTATACCGTTTGGTTCAAAATTATATTTGATGAATTCTATCATTACCTAGAAGATCATAAAATTTAG